CACGACCACCCCGATGATGTGCGCGCGGCTGCTGAAGCCGGATGCGGCGCGCGCGCGCAGCCGCGTTTATCACGCCGGCGCGCGCGCGTTCGCCGCGGTCCTGGGCTGGTATGACACGTCACTCGCCTGGTCGCTCCGGCACGGGCGTTTCATGCTGTTGCTGCTTGCTGGCACCATCTGTCTGAACGTCTACCTTTACGTGATCGTACCCAAGGGTTTCTTTCCTCAACAGGACACCGGGCGGTTGATCGGCAATATCCAGGCGGATCAGAGCATCTCGTTTCAGGCGATGCGGCAGAAACTCACCGATTATACCGGAATCATCAGCCAGGACCCGGCCGTGGAGAGCGTGGTCGGGTTCACCGGCGGTTCACGGGTCAACTCGGGTTTCATGTTTATCTCGCTCAAGCCGCTCGCGCAACGCAAGCTTTCCGCTGACCTGGTGATCGAGCGGCTGCGCGGCAAGCTCGCGCGCGAGCCCGGCGCGAACCTGTTCCTGCAACCGGCGCAGGATATCCGCATGGGCGGACGGCAGAGCAACGCGCAATACCAGTACACGCTGCAGGCGGACGAGCTGGACGAGCTGCGCGCCTGGGGGCCCCGCATCCTGCGGGCCTTGAGCCAGCTGCCCCAACTGGCCGACGTGAACACGGATCAGCAGGACAAGGGCCTGCAGACCACGCTCGTCATCGACCGGGACACCGCCGCGCGCCTCGGCGTGACGCCGGAACTGATCGATGCGACGCTGAACGACGCCTTCGGCCAGCGCCAGGTCTCCACGATTTACAACCCTCTGAACCAGTACCGCGTGGTGATGGAAGCCGCGCCCCAGTACGGGCAAAGTCCGTCGGCGCTGAACAACGTCTACGTGAGCACGTCCACCGCGGCGCAAGTACCGCTGTCGGCCTTCGCGCATTACGAACCTACGAACACGCCGCTCAGCGTGAACCACCAGGGCCAGTTCGTGGCAACCACGATCTCGTTCAATCTGTCGCCCGGTGTTTCGCTGTCCGCCGCGGCGCGTGCGATCGAGCACGCGCTCGGCCGCATCGGCGTGCCCACGTCGATCCACGGCAGTTTCCAGGGCACGGCACGCGCGTTCCAGTCCTCGCTCGACAGCCAGCCGTGGCTGATTCTGGCGGCGCTTCTGACCGTTTATATCGTGCTGGGAATCTTGTATGAAAGCTATGTGCATCCGATCACGATCCTTTCCACCCTGCCGTCGGCGGGCGTCGGGGCGATCCTCGCGCTGCTGGCTTTTCACATCGAGTTCAGCGTCATCGCCTTGATCGGCGTCATCCTGCTGATCGGCATCGTCAAGAAGAACGCCATCATGATGATCGACTTTGCGCTCGACGCGGAACGCCGGCACGGGCTGGGCCCGGAACAGGCGATCTACCAGGCCTGTCTGCTGCGTTTCCGCCCCATCATGATGACAACCATGGCGGCGCTGCTGGGCGCGGTGCCGCTGGCCATCGGCTTCGGCGAGGGCGCAGAGATGCGCCGTCCGCTCGGCGTCGCCATCGTCGGTGGTCTGATCGTGAGCCAGTTACTGACGCTGTATACGACGCCGGTGGTCTACGTGTATCTCGACCGTTTTCGTCTCAGGTGTCTCCACGTATGGGCCAGACGCTCGGAGCGGTCCACCAGCGAGCGCGCACCGGAGACGCCCGGATGTTGAAGGTGCCGAATTCAAATATCCATCTCGAAGAAAATATTTGCATTCATATTTTCTCTGTGTCCGCAGCTATGGTGGGCGCGTGCATGACGGTGATTGGCTTAATACGCGTCGTGATTACCATTCAGAAAACCAATACGCTCGCTGATGATTTCCTCGCTGTGGATGCAGGCTTGTTCCTTGTCTCCTGCCTTATGTCGTATTGGGTGTTGCGCAGGCGCCATATTGGCAGAATGCATCGAGTGGAGCGTTTTGCCGATGCTATATTCATTTTCGCCTTGGTTATGATGGCAGCCATGTGCGGGTTCATTACATATGCAATCTCATTCATTTAAGAGCAGACCTGTGCCAACTCGGCCTGACCATGCTAGCAGACTCCATGCGGGCGAGGGCTGCTACCGGCCTGCAGACACGCCGGCCGCGAGAACGCCGCACTCCGCCTGTAGGATCTTGTTCTCGTCATGGTGACGCGATGAATCGAAAACATGTGAGAATTGTCGTGCTCGCAGCGACACTCGCGCTGCTCGGCGCGTGCGCAGTCGGACCCGATTACGTGCGTCCCACGATCAAGGTGCCGACCGATTTTAAGGAGATGAACGGCTGGAAGGTGGCGGAACCCAAGGACGATGGCGTCCGGGGGACGTGGTGGGAGCTTTTCAATGATCCGTTGCTGAACACGCTCGAAGAGCAGGTCAACATTTCCAATCAGAACGTGGTCGCGGCGGAAGCGCAGTTTCGCGCGGCTCGCGCGCTGGTTCAGGCGGCTCGGTCAAGCTACTTTCCAACAGTCACCGCGGGTGCCTCGTTCACTCGGTCCAATAAACCGTCCGGTCTTGCCGGCAACACCAAGGTCTATTCATTGCCCGTCGAGGCGTCCTGGGAGGCGGATGTCTGGGGCCGGATTCGCCGCACCGTCGAGGCCAACGAGGCGAGCGCCCAGGCGAGCGCGGCGGACCTTGAAGCAACCCGCCTGAGCGTCCGCGCCGAACTTGCGCAGGACTATTTTCAATTGCGTGCGCTCGATGCCCAGAAAGGGCTTCTGGACTCTGCGGTCGTTGACTATCAAAGATCCCTTGAACTTACAAAGAATAGGTACGCAAGCGGCGTCGCGGCCAAATCGGATATCCTCCAGGCCGAAACCCTACTCAAGACCACCGAGGCCCAGGCTCTGGACGTCGGCGTGCAGCGCGCGCAACTGGAGCATGCCATCGCGCTGCTCATCGGGACACCGGCTTCGCTCTTTTCCATTCCCGTCGTGCCTCTGACCGCGATCCCGCCGGTCATTCCCGTCGGCGTCCCATCGGAGCTGCTCGAACGTCGGCCCGATATCGCGGCGGCCGAGCGGCGCGTCGCGGCCGGAAACGCGGAGATCGGCGTCGCCAAGGCCGCGTTCTTTCCCGCCGTCACACTGGGCGCGTCGGGGGGCTTCCAAGCCTCGGATCTGGCCTCGTGGCTGATGTGGCCCAGTCGCTTCTGGGCGATCGGCCCCGCGATCCTGGAAACCGTGTTCGACGGGGGTCTTCGACGGGCGCAAACCGACCAAGTGCGGGCGGCTTATGACGCGGACGTGGCGTCCTATCGCCAGACGGTGCTGACGGGCTTCCAGGAGGTGGAGGATAATCTGGCCGCGCTCCGCATCCTGGATGAAGAGGCCCGGGTGCAGGATGAGGCGGTACAGGCCGCCCGGCAATCCGTAACGTTGACCACGAACCAGTACAAGGCCGGAATCGTCAACTACCTTGATGTGGTCACGGTTGAAGTCATTGCGCTGTCCAATGAGCGGACCGCGGCCAACATCCTCGGCAACCGGATGTCCGCCAGCGTGCTCTTGATCAAAGCGCTGGGCGGCGGCTGGAACGCGTCCGCCTTGCCCTCGGTCCATGACCTTGCCGGGATGAAGGACGGTCGGCCGGCATCTACAGGAAGCGAAAGCGTGTCGGTGAATTTTCCCGTTGCGGCGGCCGTTCCCGGTGAACGGCGGGCATTGCATACGGAAAGATGATCAGGTCGGCCGGCGGTCGTTGAAGCATCCGATGATTCAGACCGCCGGACTGCATGGGTCAAGGGAGGTGATGTGCGGAGGATCGGCGGCGAAGCGACAGACATGCCTTAGGCTTCGCCGGCATTTGACGGGTATGAAGGCCAATGAGAACAGCCTCTGATGTTCTCGATTCGTAAGAGGAGATCAAAATGTCGAATACAACAATGACAAAAAAATCCCGGTTATCGCTCGCGCTCGTCCTTGGAGCCCTGCTGGTCGGGGGCGCCGTTCTGGCGACCGGTGTTCTCGCCGATTCGGGCCCGAGGGCCATGATGGGCCGCCACTGTGATATGCATCGCGGAGACATGCGCGACAGGGTCGGTCACGCATTGCACGGGTTGATCCGGTCCCAGAAGGCGCTCGGTTTATCCGCGGACCAGGAAACCAAAATCAAGGCCATTGCGCTTGAACATGAAAAGAGCCGCATCCAAAGCGAAGCGGACATGAAACTGGCCAATCTGGATGTCCGGGCGGATATTTTCAACGAGAAGGTTGAACTGCCGACGATAGAGTCGGCGCTTCAAAAATCCGAAAGCGCCCGTACCGCCATGCGTCTGGAAGGGGTAAAGGCCCTGCGCGCCGCGGCGGCCGTTCTGACGCCGGAACAGCGCGAGAAATGGCATCAGAGGATGATGCCGGGACACGAAGCGGGAGCCGGAAGGAACGGGCACGGTCACGGACCTATGGCCCATCCCAACGATATGCCCGAAAAGCAGGGTTGAACATCGGGGCCCTCCCGGACGTGACAAGGGGCGGTATGAACCGCCCCTTGTGTTTTCGGCCGCCTCCTGTAAAATGAAGGCCGCCGTCTTGAAAGTATTTGACAAGAGGAGAACAATCCGATATATTTAGATAAGCTAATTATTAGTTCATCATACCGTACGACGGTCCGAGGAACAAAGACAGGCATGGCCGTTAGGTCGACAGACGAGCGTTGCGCTCGGGAAATCATGGAAACGGTTCCCATGGTCATGCGCTTCATCCGACGGGAAATGCGCGGCCATGGCGCGCCGTTTCTTTCGGTGGCTCAGTTGCGGACGCTGGTTTATGTGGACCGGTGTCCGGGCACCGATCTCTCCGGCGTGGCGGACCATCTTGGCGTCACCCCGGCCACCGCGTCCTCTGTCGTGAACCGCTTGGTGCGGCAAGGTCTGGTCAACCGCGCAGCGCATCCTCAGAAACGCCGGCATGTGGTGCTGACTCTCACCCGGAACGGCTCTCAGCGTCTCCGGCATGTTCGTGAAACGGTATGTTCGCTGGTGAGAAAAATGCTTGCGGACCGGTCCGCATCGGAATTGCAAAAGATCCTGGATGGAATCGCTTTGCTCGGAATGGTGTTCAAAGGGGTTGTCGGTCGCGAGGATCGTTAACGGGACACGGGTGCAGGAGAGGATGGGGCGTCCTTCGTCGGTCTTTCAAACAGTCGGGGTTTCATGCCGTATCGGGCCGCTCTTTCCGAGAACGGCAACGGCGTTCCTGGCGGTCGCGGTCTTCCTCTCGGCCTGCTCCGGCCAATCCTCGGGACAAACCCCGAAAAAGGATGCCAAAGGGGCGCCCGCCGTTCCGGTTCTCGTGAGCCCCGTCGTCCAAAAGCCCATGCCGGTCGAGTTGCGCGCCATCGGGAACGTGCAGTCGTATTCCACGGTCGTCGTCAAAAGCCTCGTTGAGGGAACCCTGACCCGGGCCTACTTCAATGAAGGCCAGGAGGTCAAGCAGGGGGCCCTTCTGTTTACCATCGATGCCCGCCCCTTCGAAGTGCAGCTCAAACAGGCCGAAGCCAATCTGGCCCGTGACCGCGCGCAGGCCGAAAACGCACGGCTGGAGGCCAACCGGTATGAACAACTGCTCCAAAAGCAGTACGTCAGCCAGGAACAGTATGAACAACTTCGCGCCAACTCCGGGGCCTATGAGGGCACCCTCCTTGCGGACCAAGCGGCTGTAGACCAGGCCAAGCTCCAACTCGATTACTGTTCGATCCGATCCCCCGTCGATGGCGTGGCCGGAACCCTTCTGGTCTACCCGGGCAATCTCGTCAAGGTGGACGACCCCGACCACCCGCTGGTGACGATCAACCAGGTCCGCCCGATCTATGTGGCCTTTTCCGTTCCGGAGAAGGATTTATCGGATATCCGGAGGCACCGGGCGCTCGGCCCGTTGGCCGTCGAGGCGATCGTTCCCAACGGCAAGTCGCCTGCGGCTCATGGACGACTGACCTTTGTGGACAATGCCGTGAATAACACAACGGGGACGATTCAGCTCAAAGCCCTCTTTCCAAACGAGGCGGAAACCCTCTGGCCGGGGCAATTCGTGAATGTGGTTTTAACATTAACCATGCAGCCGGACGCGGTGGTGGTGCCCTCGCAGGCGATCCAAACGGGACAGCAGGGCTCCTATGTTTTTGTGGTCAAATCCGACCAGACGGTGGAATCCCGCCCGGTCGTGGCGGCGCAGGAGGTGAACGGGGAAACGGTGATCAACCAGGGGCTTGCGCCCGGCGAGCGGGTCGTGACCGACGGCCAGCTCCGGCTCGTTTCCGGGGTGAAGGTTGAGATCAAAACGGCGCCTCCGGGCGAGATGGATCCGGAAAAAGCGCCGGGGAAAACCCCATGAGCATTCCGGAACTGTTCATCCGCCGGCCCATCATGACGACGCTCGTCATGTCGGCCATCCTGCTTTTCGGCATCGTGAGCTACAGTTTGTTGCCCGTGAGCCAGCTTCCCAACGTCGACTTTCCCACGATTCAGGTCTCGGCGAGCCTTCCGGGGGCCGGCGCCGAAACGATGGCCTCCTCCGTGGCCACCCCCTTGGAGCGTCAATTCTCGACCATCGCGGGCATCGATTCCATGACGTCCAACAGCGCGCTCGGGGTCACTCAGATTACGGTTCAATTCAGTCTGGACCGAAACATCGACGCCGCCGCGCAGGATATCCAATCGGCCATCGCGGCCGCGGCGAGAACTCTGCCGCCGGACATGCCGACGCCTCCGACCTATCAGAAAGTCAACCCGGCCGAGCAGCCCATTCTCTTCCTGGCGCTGAGCTCCCCGAGCCTGCCCCTCTCGGCCGTGGACGAATACGCCGAGACCCTGATGGCGCAGCGCATCTCGATGATCAACGGCGTGGCTCAGGTCCAGGTCTTCGGCTCACAGAAGTATGCCGTCCGGGTTCAGCTCGATCCCGACGCCCTGGCCTCGCGTGGAATCGGCATCGACGATGTCGAGAAAGCCGTGGAAGCCGGAAATGTGAACGTGCCGACCGGGACGCTCTACGGAACGCATCAGGCCTTCACCGTCCAGGCCAACGGCCAGCTCACCGACGCTTCCGCCTATCGGCGTCTCATAGTGGCCTACCGCGACGGATCCCCCGTCCGTTTGGAGGAACTGGGTCGCGTCATCGACAGCGTCCAGACCGACAAGGTAGCCAGCTGGTACAACGGTACCCGGGCCGTCATTCTGGCCATCCAGCGTCAACCGGGAACCAACACGATCGAGGTGGTCGACGCCATCAAGAAACTGCTCCCCGCGTTTCGAATCCAGATGCCGGCGGCCGTAAACCTGGAGACGCTCTATGACCGTTCGGAATCGATCCGCGAATCGGTCCACGACGTGCAATCCACGCTGCTTCTGGCCGTCGGGCTGGTGGTCCTGGTGATCTTCCTGTTTCTGCGAAATGTGTCGGCCACGGTGATTCCCAGCCTGGCGCTTCCGATGGCGCTCATCGGCACGTTCACGGTGATGTATCTGTTGGGCTACAGCGTCGATAACCTTTCCCTGCTGGCCATGATCCTGTCCGTGGGGTTCGTGGTGGACGACGCGATCGTCGTCCTGGAGAATATCGTGCGGCACATGGAAAAGGGGAAAGGCGTGCTTACGGCGGCGCTGGACGGCTCGGCCGAAATCGGGTTCACCATTCTGTCGATGACCCTCTCGCTGGCCGCGGTGTTCCTTCCGGTGCTTTTGATGGGGGGGGTGCTGGGGCGGCTGCTTCATGAATTTGCGGTGACGATCGTGTCGGCGGTTCTTGTTTCCGGTTTCACCTCGCTGACCCTGACGCCCATGCTCTGCAGTCGTTTTCTACGCCCGCCAGGCCACCGGAAGCACGGGCGCTTGTTTGAGGCGTCGGAGCGGTTCTTCCAGGCGATGTTTCACGCCTACGAAAGCAGCCTGAAGCGTTTATTGGCTTATCGCCGGACCCTCATGGCGTTCTTCGTTCTTCTCCTTCTGGCCACGGCCTATCTCTTTGTCGAAATGCCGAAGGGGTTCATCCCGACGGAGGATGTCGGCCTCCTTTTCGGCTTCACCCAGGCGTCGGACGACATCTCCTTCGACGCCATGATGGAACATCAAAAAGCCGTGGCCGAGATCGTCCGGCAGGACCCCGCGGTGGAATCGTTTATGTCCTCCATCGGCGCGGGAGGTCCCAACGCGACGTTGAACACCGGCAGAGTCTTCATCCGCCTCAAGCCGGCCTCGCAGCGTCCGACGGCGGACGAGGTGATTCAGCGGTTGCGCCCCAAGCTGATGACGGTTCCGGGGGTGTCCGTTTTTTTGCAGAACCTGCCGATCATCCGGATCGGAGGACAGTTGACCAAGAGCCAGTACCAGTACACGCTGCAGGACACGGATCCCCAGGAGCTTTATCACTGGACCGGCGTGCTCGAGGAGAAAATGAGCGCGCTGCCGGGATTCCAGGACGTAACGACCGATCTTCTGATCCACAGCCCCCAAGTCGTCGTTGATATCGACCGGGACCGGGCCTCCGCGCTCGGCGTCACGGCCGATCAGATCGAAAATGCCTTGTACGACGCCTACGGGGAAAGGCAGGTTTCCACGATCTACACGCCCACCAACCAGTACTGGGTGATCATGGAACTGGAGCCGCAGTACCAACGGGATCCCGCGGCCATCTCGAAGCTCTACATCCGCTCGGCTTCCGGACCGCTGGTTCCTTTGAACGCCGTGGCCAAGCTGACCCAGAGCGTCGGACCGCTCACCGTCTCCCATCTCGGCCAGCTTCCCTCCGCCACGATCTCGTTCAACCTTCGACCCGGAGTCTCGCTCAGCGACGCCGTGCGGCAGGTTGAAAAACTCGCGCGTGAGCTGCGCACCCCCGCAACGCTCAACGCCAGTTTTCAAGGAACGGCCCAGGCATTCCAGTCTTCGCTTCAGGGCCTTTGGGTTCTGCTGCTTCTGGCCGTTCTGGTTATTTACATCGTGCTGGGGATTCTCTATGAAAGCTTTACTCATCCGTTGACGATTTTATCGGGTCTTCCCTCCGCCGCGTTCGGGGCGTTGTTGACCCTGCTGATCTTCCATATGGAGCTTAACGTCTACGGCTTCGTCGGACTCCTGATGCTGCTCGGCATCGTGAAGAAAAATGCCATCATGATGATCGATTTTGCGCTCGAGGCGCAGCGCAAAGAGGGGAAGAGCCCCCTGGACGCGATCGTCGAGGGTTGTCTGATCCGGTTCCGGCCGATTATGATGACGACGATGGCGGCCTTCA
The nucleotide sequence above comes from Nitrospiria bacterium. Encoded proteins:
- a CDS encoding MarR family winged helix-turn-helix transcriptional regulator, producing METVPMVMRFIRREMRGHGAPFLSVAQLRTLVYVDRCPGTDLSGVADHLGVTPATASSVVNRLVRQGLVNRAAHPQKRRHVVLTLTRNGSQRLRHVRETVCSLVRKMLADRSASELQKILDGIALLGMVFKGVVGREDR
- a CDS encoding efflux RND transporter periplasmic adaptor subunit: MGRPSSVFQTVGVSCRIGPLFPRTATAFLAVAVFLSACSGQSSGQTPKKDAKGAPAVPVLVSPVVQKPMPVELRAIGNVQSYSTVVVKSLVEGTLTRAYFNEGQEVKQGALLFTIDARPFEVQLKQAEANLARDRAQAENARLEANRYEQLLQKQYVSQEQYEQLRANSGAYEGTLLADQAAVDQAKLQLDYCSIRSPVDGVAGTLLVYPGNLVKVDDPDHPLVTINQVRPIYVAFSVPEKDLSDIRRHRALGPLAVEAIVPNGKSPAAHGRLTFVDNAVNNTTGTIQLKALFPNEAETLWPGQFVNVVLTLTMQPDAVVVPSQAIQTGQQGSYVFVVKSDQTVESRPVVAAQEVNGETVINQGLAPGERVVTDGQLRLVSGVKVEIKTAPPGEMDPEKAPGKTP
- a CDS encoding efflux transporter outer membrane subunit gives rise to the protein MNRKHVRIVVLAATLALLGACAVGPDYVRPTIKVPTDFKEMNGWKVAEPKDDGVRGTWWELFNDPLLNTLEEQVNISNQNVVAAEAQFRAARALVQAARSSYFPTVTAGASFTRSNKPSGLAGNTKVYSLPVEASWEADVWGRIRRTVEANEASAQASAADLEATRLSVRAELAQDYFQLRALDAQKGLLDSAVVDYQRSLELTKNRYASGVAAKSDILQAETLLKTTEAQALDVGVQRAQLEHAIALLIGTPASLFSIPVVPLTAIPPVIPVGVPSELLERRPDIAAAERRVAAGNAEIGVAKAAFFPAVTLGASGGFQASDLASWLMWPSRFWAIGPAILETVFDGGLRRAQTDQVRAAYDADVASYRQTVLTGFQEVEDNLAALRILDEEARVQDEAVQAARQSVTLTTNQYKAGIVNYLDVVTVEVIALSNERTAANILGNRMSASVLLIKALGGGWNASALPSVHDLAGMKDGRPASTGSESVSVNFPVAAAVPGERRALHTER
- a CDS encoding efflux RND transporter permease subunit, producing the protein TTTPMMCARLLKPDAARARSRVYHAGARAFAAVLGWYDTSLAWSLRHGRFMLLLLAGTICLNVYLYVIVPKGFFPQQDTGRLIGNIQADQSISFQAMRQKLTDYTGIISQDPAVESVVGFTGGSRVNSGFMFISLKPLAQRKLSADLVIERLRGKLAREPGANLFLQPAQDIRMGGRQSNAQYQYTLQADELDELRAWGPRILRALSQLPQLADVNTDQQDKGLQTTLVIDRDTAARLGVTPELIDATLNDAFGQRQVSTIYNPLNQYRVVMEAAPQYGQSPSALNNVYVSTSTAAQVPLSAFAHYEPTNTPLSVNHQGQFVATTISFNLSPGVSLSAAARAIEHALGRIGVPTSIHGSFQGTARAFQSSLDSQPWLILAALLTVYIVLGILYESYVHPITILSTLPSAGVGAILALLAFHIEFSVIALIGVILLIGIVKKNAIMMIDFALDAERRHGLGPEQAIYQACLLRFRPIMMTTMAALLGAVPLAIGFGEGAEMRRPLGVAIVGGLIVSQLLTLYTTPVVYVYLDRFRLRCLHVWARRSERSTSERAPETPGC
- a CDS encoding periplasmic heavy metal sensor, yielding MSNTTMTKKSRLSLALVLGALLVGGAVLATGVLADSGPRAMMGRHCDMHRGDMRDRVGHALHGLIRSQKALGLSADQETKIKAIALEHEKSRIQSEADMKLANLDVRADIFNEKVELPTIESALQKSESARTAMRLEGVKALRAAAAVLTPEQREKWHQRMMPGHEAGAGRNGHGHGPMAHPNDMPEKQG
- a CDS encoding efflux RND transporter permease subunit, translating into MSIPELFIRRPIMTTLVMSAILLFGIVSYSLLPVSQLPNVDFPTIQVSASLPGAGAETMASSVATPLERQFSTIAGIDSMTSNSALGVTQITVQFSLDRNIDAAAQDIQSAIAAAARTLPPDMPTPPTYQKVNPAEQPILFLALSSPSLPLSAVDEYAETLMAQRISMINGVAQVQVFGSQKYAVRVQLDPDALASRGIGIDDVEKAVEAGNVNVPTGTLYGTHQAFTVQANGQLTDASAYRRLIVAYRDGSPVRLEELGRVIDSVQTDKVASWYNGTRAVILAIQRQPGTNTIEVVDAIKKLLPAFRIQMPAAVNLETLYDRSESIRESVHDVQSTLLLAVGLVVLVIFLFLRNVSATVIPSLALPMALIGTFTVMYLLGYSVDNLSLLAMILSVGFVVDDAIVVLENIVRHMEKGKGVLTAALDGSAEIGFTILSMTLSLAAVFLPVLLMGGVLGRLLHEFAVTIVSAVLVSGFTSLTLTPMLCSRFLRPPGHRKHGRLFEASERFFQAMFHAYESSLKRLLAYRRTLMAFFVLLLLATAYLFVEMPKGFIPTEDVGLLFGFTQASDDISFDAMMEHQKAVAEIVRQDPAVESFMSSIGAGGPNATLNTGRVFIRLKPASQRPTADEVIQRLRPKLMTVPGVSVFLQNLPIIRIGGQLTKSQYQYTLQDTDPQELYHWTGVLEEKMSALPGFQDVTTDLLIHSPQVVVDIDRDRASALGVTADQIENALYDAYGERQVSTIYTPTNQYWVIMELEPQYQRDPAAISKLYIRSASGPLVPLNAVAKLTQSVGPLTVSHLGQLPSATISFNLRPGVSLSDAVRQVEKLARELRTPATLNASFQGTAQAFQSSLQGLWVLLLLAVLVIYIVLGILYESFTHPLTILSGLPSAAFGALLTLLIFHMELNVYGFVGLLMLLGIVKKNAIMMIDFALEAQRKEGKSPLDAIVEGCLIRFRPIMMTTMAAFMGTLPIALGIGAGAGARRPLGLTVVGGLIVSQLVTLYITPVIYLYLESLQERLTGRRKRRPPAVQEHIASRESVEERTSEPTMVK